A stretch of Panthera tigris isolate Pti1 chromosome E2, P.tigris_Pti1_mat1.1, whole genome shotgun sequence DNA encodes these proteins:
- the NUP62 gene encoding nuclear pore glycoprotein p62 gives MSGFNFGGTGAPTGGFTFGTAKTATTTPATGFSFSTSGTGGFNFGTPSQPAASTPSTGLFSLTTQAPATQTPGFSFGTTTPATGGTGFSLGISAPKLNLSNAAATPATAHPGGFGLGGSTLTNTVSSAVTSSQSTAPAGFVFGSTTTSAAPSTTPGGFSFIGGSTSQSGTSGFNIGSVGSLAQPTALGGLPFTPATPATTGAGATQPAAPAPAAATTSAGPTLFTSLATAPASSTTTGLSLCTPSTTAAAPGTGTLGFSLKAPGAASTSSTTTSTAAATTATATTTAATTTAGFALNLKPLAPAGIASNAPAAATVPPGSGAPTGASASPVMTYAQLESLINKWSLELEDQERHFLQQATQVNAWDRTLIENGEKITTLHREVEKVKLDQKRLDQELDFILSQQKELEDLLSPLEESVKEQSGTVYLQHADEEREKTYKLAENIDAQLKRMAQDLKDIIEHLNTSGGPADTSDPLQQICKILNAHMDSLQWIDQNSALLQRKVEEVTKVCEGRRKEQERSFRITFD, from the coding sequence ATGAGCGGGTTTAATTTTGGAGGCACTGGGGCCCCCACAGGCGGGTTCACGTTTGGCACCGCAAAGACGGCAACAACCACGCCTGCTACCGGCTTCTCTTTCTCTACGTCTGGCACTGGCGGGTTTAACTTTGGGACTCCCTCCCAGCCCGCTGCGAGCACCCCTTCTACTGGCCTGTTCTCGCTCACCACCCAAGCTCCGGCGACACAGACCCCAGGGTTCAGTTTTGGAACCACAACTCCTGCTACGGGAGGAACGGGATTCTCCTTAGGGATCAGCGCTCCGAAGCTAAACCTGAGCAATGCAGCCGCCACCCCAGCCACTGCTCACCCTGGCGGCTTTGGGCTCGGCGGCAGCACCCTCACCAACACCGTCTCGAGCGCTGTCACCTCCAGCCAGAGCACGGCGCCCGCTGGCTTTGTGTTCGGCTCCACCACCACCTCTGCCGCTCCGTCCACCACACCGGGGGGATTCTCGTTCATAGGCGGAAGCACGTCCCAGAGCGGGACCTCCGGTTTCAACATTGGCTCTGTGGGGAGTTTGGCCCAGCCCACGGCACTGGGCGGACTGCCCTTCACTCCCGCCACTCCGGCGACCACTGGAGCAGGAGCCACTCAGCCAGCTGCTCCTGCACCCGCCGCGGCCACCACCAGCGCCGGGCCCACGCTGTTCACCTCGCTAGCGACCGCTCCagcctcctccaccaccaccggGCTTTCCCTTTGTACCCCGTCGACCACAGCTGCGGCACCCGGGACCGGAACGCTGGGCTTCAGCTTAAAGGCCCCCGGGGCGGCTTCTACCTCCTCCACGACAACATCCACTGCCGCTGCCACCACCGCCACAGCCACCACCACGGCGGCCACCACCACCGCCGGCTTTGCCTTGAATCTGAAGCCACTCGCACCGGCCGGGATCGCCAGCAACGCACCGGCTGCCGCGACCGTGCCTCCTGGCTCCGGTGCACCCACGGGGGCGTCCGCCAGTCCCGTGATGACCTACGCCCAGCTGGAGAGTCTGATCAACaagtggagcctggagctggaggaCCAGGAGCGGCACTTTTTGCAGCAGGCCACACAGGTCAACGCCTGGGACCGCACGCTGATCGAGAACGGGGAGAAGATCACTACCCTCCACCGCGAGGTGGAGAAAGTGAAGCTGGACCAGAAGAGGCTGGACCAAGAGCTCGACTTCATCCTGTCTCAGCAGAAGGAGCTGGAAGACCTGCTGAGCCCGCTGGAGGAGTCGGTCAAGGAGCAGAGCGGGACCGTCTACCTGCAGCACGCCGACGAGGAGCGCGAGAAAACCTACAAGCTCGCCGAGAACATCGACGCGCAGCTGAAGCGCATGGCCCAAGACCTCAAGGACATCATCGAGCACCTGAACACGTCTGGAGGTCCCGCCGACACCAGCGACCCCCTGCAGCAGATCTGCAAGATCCTCAACGCGCACATGGACTCGCTGCAGTGGATCGACCAGAACTCGGCCCTGCTGCAGAGGAAGGTGGAGGAGGTGACCAAGGTGTGCGAGGGGCGTCGCAAAGAGCAGGAGCGCAGCTTCCGGATCACGTTCGACTGA